Below is a genomic region from Flammeovirgaceae bacterium SG7u.111.
ATACTAAAATGATGGCTCCCAAAAGGCCCATGTTACGAGATGCCCAAGAGCTATTTCCCGCACTTTTTGTGTACTTATATCCGATTGGGCGAGCCGAACGGTTTTTCATTGTCAACATAATAGAGTCGATCACGTGAAGAATAATCGATCCATACAAAATAAAGGATACTGCTTTGATTAGAGGGTTTGTAGTCATAAACTTGGTGTACATGTTGAATGCCTGCCCACCGTCGTCTTTTAATAATTGCATATTGCCCGATGCATGGACAATTAAGAAAGTAACCAGGAAGATTCCTGTAAGGGACATTAGAACTTTACGCCCCAGCGTACTTGATAAGGTCTGTTTCACCCAGCTCATTTTTCTATCTTTTGTGTTTGATAAATGAATAATTTTCAATCAAATTTAGGTTGCCAAAACTTAGTTGTCAAGCAAAAAACCTAAAGTGGCTTATTTGAACAGATTCTAAATAATTTATTCGGCACTTTACCATGAAAATTGATTTTTATCATTGATTGAACCTAATATATTTCCTGTTTTTTTTACAACTTTAGGTCTTGACAAAATTTTGCTCCTCACTTCACCTATATAGATTTCACTAATCATCTGTGAAAATCGAATGTTTAAAAAACCATTTTTGTTTAATTAGATACACTCTGACAATCTTGTCCGGTCGAGCTGCTGGGTTGTCAAAAACTAGCGGTGATGATAGTATAATAGATTGGGATGAAAAATACAGTGAGAGCCTTGCGGAAATTTATGGAGAAAAAGTGAAGCAATAAAAATGGGCACGGCTAAGATACCGCTTTCCTAAAATTCATTAGTTTTGCAAAACATCAAAAAAATCAGTTTAGTTATGAAAAACAAATTTTTGCTCCTTATAGCTTTTACTTTTTTAGCTTCAGCTTCGGTGAGCGCCCAGCAAATCAAAATAGCATTTGTTAATCCTGATAGCGTATTGCTCTCTTTGCCAGAGTACAAAACGCAAGTGAAAATATTGGAATCTTATGGTAAACAGTTGAGGACTCAAATCACTACAAAACAGACCACTCTTCAGAGCAAAGCTCAAGAGTATCAGCAACAACAGCCTACTTTGACTCCTCAGCAAAACCAAGACAACATGCTTGAATTGCAAAAAATGGAGCTTGAGCTTCAGCAATTTGCCCAGCAAGCACAGCAAAACCTCGGCAAAAAGGAACAAGACCTTATGGAGCCTCTTTACGAGAAAATCCAAGAAGGGATTGATGCTACAGCAAAAGAACTGGGATATGACCTAGTGGTCCAAAGACAAGCCTTCATTTATGCTAAGCCAGAATACGATATCACAACGGCAGTAATTAAGCAACTTGGTGGAACGCCAGGTGCTGGTTCGGCCGAATAAATTATACATTTCAGCATAAAAAAGGGTCTCAGAAATATTTCTGAGACCCTTTTTTATCTTTCTATATCGAGTTCGGTTACGCCTCTTCTGCCAAAAGCTTCTCGATAGTCAGGGTAAATTCATCAACAAACTTTTGGTAATACTCGCCTGTACCAGGCCCACTAAAACCAGTATGGATCTTTCTTACTTCACCCGTCTTATCTATAATAATGGTAGTAGGGAAAGACATAACATGGTTGAGCATAGGTAGCGATTTTGCCGCTTCAACTTTGCTGCTCACGCCAGCTATCAATACTTCGTAATCCACGCCAAGCTTATCTTTCATTACCGAAACTCGTTTCTTAGCTTCATTAAATTCTGGATTTCTCTCATATGCCAAACCAATTACCTCAAACCCTTTCGGCTGGTATTGTTGGTAGAAAGGTGCTAAAAACTTGGTTTCATCCATACAGTTTGGACACCAAGAACCTAACAACTGAACTACTACTACTTTACCTTTATAGCGTTGGTCTTCCAAGCTAACTGGTTCGCCATCTAGGTTCGGGAAACTGAACGCTACTTTATCGTACCCATCTTTAAGATAGGTCAACTTACCTGCATCTGGAAGGCTGGCATTTTCGTTTACGATTGCCGTCCAAGGCTGCTCCCAGTGCTTTCCAGAATAAAACATTCCGTCGGTAATCAAGCCATTATCCAGTTTGGCTGTGAACAAAAATGCATGCTCACCATCAAAACAAGATAGATGTAGCTCATTTCCAATAACACTTCCTTCCAAATATCTGTAATCGCCTGTGGTGGTCAAGAATGTGCCCAAAAGTTTACTTCCTTTCTGCTCAAATACGCCAATAGCTTGATCAGGATCACCTTCCTCATTCTCGAAGCTCACCTGCCATTTTCCAGTGATGTTCGCCATAGGTGCTATTCCTCCGTCGTCAAACCTGTGATTTACTCCAGCTACTGCTTTGAAAGGAATTTCATAGGGCTTTTTGTAACTATGCTTCACCCATTTTCCAGTGATCTTGCCACCTTGCAATTTGCCTATTATTTCTGCATCAAAAATATGCATAGGAATCGAAATAGAATCCTTCCAAATCTTTACCTCATCCAGCGATAGTTTTTCCTCACCATTGATAATATCAATCTTGGGCTCTCCCTTTCCATCAAGAGCAACGGTAAAATTAAACGGTAATTCAATACCATTTTTCAATGTCAGAACCGCTCTCCAACTCCCTTCACTTATACTCGCTTTTGTTTCTACTTTCGCTACTTCTTCTACCTTTTGTTCCGATCTTTCCGAAGGGGCACATGCCCATATTGAACAAGCAAAAAATACTAATAATGTGATTTTGGTTTTCATAGCCAATCTATGTGTTTAATGTAATTGTGTGAGTGTGTATTTTCCCTTATGTAAATTAAAAATCAATACAATCCTAAATGCAACCTTTTATTGCTTAAGCGTTTGCACATAACTTGTAAGAGCTTGGAGTTCAGCTTCCGAGAAGTTCTCCTTGTACCCTTTCATGATCCCCTTTCCTTTCACAATTACCTCTGTAATTTCTGATTCAGAAAGCTCGCTTACCGAAAGATCGGCAGCACCAGACAATCCTAATTTGCCATCTGCGCCATGGCATGCTGCACAGTTTACTACAAACAATGCTTTCCCATGCAAGGACAAATCATAATTAGCTGCCGAAGGATCATCAATCACAGACTCCGCTAACGCTTTAGGTTTTGTAAGCTTTCCCTTGTTGGCTTCTGCCATTCCGTAGGCACTGATGATCAAAACAAAAGATAAAATTGCTAGTGCTTTGTTCTCCTTCTTAAAACCTATAACGGCTAAAGGGATAGAAATTATAACAGCGCCTATTTTTATAATAAATAGTGTTGTATATTCTCCCAAAGAAAAAACCATCCAGACTCCTGTCAATAAAAAAACAAAGCTGATAATCATTTCAGGCACTTTTACCACCTTGGTGAATTTTGCTAAACCTGCCTTTTTATTGATTACCAATAAAATAGTTTTAACAAGGTAAATTAGCAAAAAAAGAGTAACCACTACTACGTGAGTATGAAATAATGTTTTGTACATGATCAATAAATATTATTTTGAGGTTTATAAATTTGAAAGGATTATTAGTTAGTTTTGACCTAACAAAAGAAACAGGCTTCATTTTTTTATAGAGCAATGAATCACAAATGCTCTCTACAACTAGCTTCAAAATTATTAAAACTAATGTTAGTTCGATCTGTTTTCTTGATTTATAACCATACAAAAATTAATCGGGAAAAATCCTATTGAAATACTTACTTCGGTTTACCGAAAAAATAGCGCGCTCCATTTTCAATTACTTCCAACCAGCTCACATAAATAGCAACCCTAACTACTTTTAGGGCAAACCCAAAGTAGAGATGTACTATTATACCCAAACCCTTAAACCCAGTAAGGCAACTTTTAACTACGGAGCAAACATGGCAGATTTTTCTTTTATACAAGAGGCTTTTGGAGAGGACAACGAGATGAAAAGCTTGTTTTTAAACTCCTTAAAAGTAGAATTAGAAAAGTACGAGCAGGCAATTCTTACCTCTATTCAACAGTCAAACCAAGAGATGTTTGAAGAAACCATACATAAATTTAAGCCTCAGGCAATTCAGTTGGGCGAAAACGATTTTGTTTCTTTCTTGGGCGAATGTAAAAATAAGTTCAGCACAAATAGTAGCGATGGGCTAGCAGAGAAACTGCGGATGAAATTCGACAAACTGACAACAGAAATAGCGGCGGAGATCGATAAGCTTTCTACCTGATGAGCGTGATCCATCCCTTATATGTATCGCTTAGGCATTCACTTTTAATCAAGTAGAAATACAGCCCGTTGGGCTCAGTGCCTCCATCCCAATCATTTTGGTAACTTTCGGACTGGTAAATAAGGTCTCCCCAGCGGCTGAAAATATCTATTTGAGAACCCAATAGCCACTCGTCTATTTCAAAATACTGGTTATAGGCATCGTTGTTTGGGGAAAAAGCATTCGCCATCGACAAACCATCATTCCCTATGGCCGTTAACATGATTTGCCCCTCGGCCTCTCCACACTCATTGGAAACCTTCACCCAATAATTCCCTTCGCCCATCACCACTTTTTCGGCATCAGTCGAGCCATCAAACCACTCAAACCATTCCAAATCCTCGCCAGTAGCAGTCAACGTTATTTCTTCGTTCACACAGACAACCCTATCTTTTCCCAAGTTTATTTCTTCGGGAGATTTCTTAAACGCCACTTCTATTTCATCTTCTTGGATACACCCGCCTAGCTTTGTCCTTACCTTGTACAAACCCGATTCTTTCACGGTCAAAAACTGCCCATTTTGTTCATCGCCCCAATCGTACCATTCAAACCCTTCTCCAGCATCAAGCACCAGCTCTTCATCATCGCAAATGGTCAAGTCATTCCCTAAGAACAAATCTGGCCGAGGTGTAGCTACCAAGCTAACGGTGTCGGTATATGTGCCACATGGGTTGCTGACCGTTACGGTGTATGTCCCTTCTTTTTGGGCAAATACCCCTGGAGTATTTTTGTTGAATGTGCTGTCTTCGAGCATCCCCCAGTCATATGTATCAAATTCTTGAGGCTTCAACAAGAAGCTTTCACCTTCACAAAATAGCGTATCTGGTCCCAAATCAACCGAGGTGGGGGCGAAAAACACATTGAAAGTATCGGTAGCGGAGCAGTTGTCAAAAGTGACCATTAGCGTATAAGTGCCTTCTTGTTTTACCTCCAAAAACCTATCGGTACTTCCCGTGCTCCACAAATAACTATCAAACTGAGGTCCCGGGTCTAGTACCGTAGCCCCTCCTGGGCAGAGCTTCACATTACTACCCGAATAAGTATTGTAGTTGGAAAAATAACCATACACCGAACTTAGCCCCAGTTCGTGCAAAATCCCCATGTGGAAAAACCCTTCGGTATTTGTGAGCAAATGTGCCCCCAAATTGAGCCTCTGCGTGCTCATGTCGGTAGAGCTATAATACCACACATCTCCGGTACCTGGCACAGCCCTAAAATTGAGAGTAATAGGATTGCCATCTAGCAAAAAAGAGTTTCTATTCTCTTTTTGGGTAAGAAGAACCAAGTTAAAATCTTGACTGCTAGACCGGACAAAGCCTACCTGCCCTGACCCTGTACAGTTGATTGGGGGTAAAATCGCATCACCTATTTCTCCCCTATGACCGGTAAGCTGGTACACATAAACAGGCTTATTGCTTTCTATCAAAAGCACATTGGATGACATGACAACTTGCCTACTTTCCCCTTTTCCTAAATTAATCTTCGTCGTAGAACCGTCTACCGAATACTGAGTTCCTTCGGCTACGCCCATCACCATCACTACTTCGTCATAAGCCTCTCCCCGCACAGCAATATATTCCGTTCCCAAAAAGTCAATGGGCACCAGTTGGTCACCCACCAAATCGTAATTCCCCCTGTTATAAATGGAATCATCGCTCATGGTCACGGCTATTTTTTTTGATGCTACAATGTGAGTTCCGAGCAGTTTATCATACACACTTTGCCCTTGTGCCCTTGCTGCAAAAGTTTCCCCTTTGTTGAGCATAATGGAGAAAGACTCATTTGCTACCCGCCCTCCTTCCAAATCGTTGGTGGGTATTATAGTCACCAACGTACTGTCCTCCGTTGCCACTATGTCAATGGAGTTTTTGCCCAGCTGGTTATGAAACAAGCGTTGCCCCGGTACATAAAACTCGTAACCCAAGGCATTTTCTCCTTTCAAAGGAAAAATCTCAGGATTATTGGAGTGGGAAACTTCATAATACGCCGTAATGGGCGCTAAAGAAGTTACAAAAATTCCTTTTGCATTTACCGAATTTGAAGGCGAATTCTCAATATCACTTACGAAAGAAGTAAGGTCAATCGAGCTGGTACTTTGGGAATCGAGTTCGATGATAATGGGCAGGAAATCTGGATTGGCGGGTTGGCTCACCCGCACCCTTGTAGGCTGATCAACGGTAGAAAGCCGAAGGTAAATAGGCCTGTCCCCATGAGCACTGGCAACCTCGGGGGCAACAAACCAAAATTCAGTACCAACCTGAGCACGCACCTCCATAAAAGAAAGTGCACACAAAAAAATCATTGTGAGTAGTTTTTTCATCTTCATATCAAAATTGCCAACTGATAGGCAGTTGTGTTGCTAGTAAATAAGTGTCGTCGATTTTTCCTTTGATGGAGAGGAATTAGTTTTGTAGGATTCTAAACAACTAGGCATCTAAAGATAGAGAATTAGGATTAATTACTAATAAAAAAAATATTTTCTAATTCTGAATATCAAACCGCCCCCTTTCAATTTCTACCTTCTCGCCTTTACCATTTTCAAGTTCAACTTCAAATGTACCAGACACAATCCATTCCGTCGTGTCAAACTTAGTAATTATTAATTCGCTCGAATTTGAATCTTTCAATTTATAAGCAAGCAAACATTTATCATCTATGTTAAAAAAGCATGTACTGTCTATACAAGATGAACTTTTCGAATTCCATATTTCAGAAAACTTATACACCCCTTCTGATTCAACACCCTCGACATAAAGGTTGATCCGCTCACGAGAAGAACTTCTATAGGCTGATATTTTCAATAATCCCTTCTCTTGGTAATAATGAAAATAAACATCTTTTATAAGAGGAGGCATAATATTGACTCCTCCATCAGCAATCCATTTTTTCCCATCTACCAGCATACCAAATGTACCCTTTCCTACTGTTGTTTCTTCTGGAAACTCATAACACCCTGACAAAAAACCTAACGCAGTTAGTGAAAGCACATGAATGACCAAGGGTGTGAATTTCAGTAAATTCTTCATTTCAAAAACCTTTCATTTGAACAGAATGCATTCATAAAAACAATATTCTAATTTAACTACTGAGCATGTTAATTCAAAAAAAACACAGACATGCACTTCAGTAGTTCACTATAAAAAAGCAAAAGCCCCGGTCGAAAACCGAGGCTTTTGCTTAACTTTTGATGAAAATACAAGCATCAACTCGCGATAGCTTCTTCTTCCTCTTGGAGAGGCTTGGTTTTGAGCGGCAAGTACAGCTCCGCTATCATGCAACGGGCACTTCCCCCACCCGCTTGCTCAATTGTATATAGGGGCGAATGGACTATTTTTGAATAACGGTTGATCACTTCTAACTGAGCTGGTGTAAATGCTTTATAAGCTTGCTCCGACATTGCTAAAATGCTTTCGCCCACTTGGCTGCCTATTTCCAACACATTTCCCGCAAACTGCCCCATCTGCTCCCTCGTAATCGCAATAATCTCTTTCCCCGTAGCGGCCAGGCTTTCAATTACCCGTTGCCTTTCATTTTCATTTTCGATAGACTCCAAACAAACAACAGCGTAGTGTTGGGCAACTGAAAACATCACGTTGGTATGATAAACTGGTGTTCCGTGCGCATCGGTAGAGGTAAAGCCTATGGTTTTATACCCTGTTTTTTCTTCAAACAACTTGAGCAGTTCTGGATGGGTACGTTCGGCAAAGCAGGCATAGCAAATCTTATTACACCTATCCAAAATCAAACTTCCCGTGCCTTCCAAATACATCCCATCTTCTTCATAATGGCTCATATCGACTTCTTGGCTGATAGTATATTGCGTAGCAAGCAGTTCCAAAACCCCTCTCCTTCGCTCTATCCGGCGGTTGAGCGCACACATAGGATACAAAATAACCGTCCCGTCTTCGTGGGTCGAAATCCAGTTATTAGGAAACACTGCATCGGGCTTTGCCGGCTCTTCTGTGTCAAATACCACATTTACTTCTACTCCCGCAGCTTTTAGCTTCTCTACAAAAGCATCAAATTCTTCCTTGGCTTTTTCGGTAAGTTCTTCTTGCTTTTTTTTAAGCGAAGGGTCTTGAAAAGCGTTTGTCAGAGCAGTTTGAGGGTTGAACCCAAAGCGGGCTGGGCGAACCATCAGAATGTGGGAAGTGAAACTGTTTATCATTGGCTGATTTGGGTTAAAATGGTTGTTGGGTCAATGGGCGAAAATATAGTTTAAAATGATAATTTCTACTCATTTGTTTAGAAATATTCGCTCTTTTAAAATTTCATTATTTGGAAAGGCAAATGCGATATTTTAAAAAAAGCTCAAGCTTTCCCTATAAAACATGAAATCTCAAAAATTAGCTCCTATATTTTGAAATATTCATTTTTTACAATAGTTTAAAGAACACAAACCTTATTCCATACCTAAGCCAAGCCTTAGGAGGCACATAGCTTCCATCAAGGACAAAGAATTTGCAAGACACCACGACTTGCTCGCTAATAATCTTTCAATCTAAAACCACTATCTCTATGGAAAAACTTCAGAACAACTGGCTCACCGAAGGACTGATCGATTTTGAATACAAAAAGTATTTGCTCCTCGCCTATTTGCAAAATGCCAAGAAAAAACTTTCCCAAAAAAAGCTCTATCCACTCCTTAGCGACCTGATTTTCCACTACCAAAACCTTCAAAAAATAAAGGAGAACAAACAGGTGCTCTACGAAAATTTTCCCAAGCAGATCACCAAGGCGGATTTCCAAAAGCTGAAACTTACCTACGAAAAAATAGTGGAAGACGATGAGAGCATGAAAGAGCTAGAAGACATTATTCTGTACGCCATGCCCCGCATAAAGGCCATGATGGAAAATGGGAAAGAGATTTATGAATACATAGACACAAACCTGGAGCTGACAACTGTTGGGATTTTCCCGCTCTACACCGACGAAGGGTACTTTTTTTTGGAGCAGTACAATTCAAAAACCACTTTAGTGTTCAAGTACCAAATAACAATATTCACCCAAGCCCAAGAGAAATTCAGGGGTATAAGCACCACTCACATAGAAAGCGTGAGAAGAGGCTTGGGGCAAACGTTTGAGAGCCTAAAACTTGACCTCATAAAGCGGTATAAACACCTACCAAACCCAGGTACATTTGCCGCTATCAGCAAAGTCCCCTGCCCGCTCGAAGAATCTCTCCTGCCCGTAGCCCAGCGCAAACTGGTGAGGGAAATAAGCAATTTGGCTGCTTAAAACATTCAGAAACCTCCAGCCCTTCCACGGGCAGGAGGTTTTACTTCCCCTTAAGCCTAGCCTTCGCCAACAGCTCAATTCCCTAAGAAAGATGGTTCACCCTTTCTTATATCAAAGGCGTCCATTCCCCAAAAGCCTCTCGCCCCAGCCCTGTTTGAAATAACTTTCCATAAGCAAACAGAACAAGCTAGCAGCCAAGTATTTCTAGACATAGTTTCATGTGATTGAATGTTATAAGAAGACGACAAACATCCTAAATCTCTGCACAATTACCTGAAAAAACAATTCTTTTCCCTCTCATTTGGGCGCACTTTTCCCAGTCCTGAAAAAAGGAGCTGGGAAAGCCCCGTCCCGGGCTGCCAAGGAACATGTAAAGAGTAAGTTATGGCAAAGTTGAGGAATTATTTTTTCTTTAATCAACGCAGAAAACGGAGGCAATGCAGCGCATTGGCGAGTATTTATAAGGAAGAGTAAAGGAAAAAGAAACCTCAAACTGCTATAAGTTATTTTTTACATGTTCCTAAACCTCCCCACGCACCAACCCATTTCGGTCTTGGCACTGCCCTCTTTCCTCAGTGCGCAAAAACTGCCCATAGCAAGCATCACCCCCTCAAAATCTCAATTGCCAATAGCCCGACTACAGCCGCAACCACAACCAAATACACCACCCTTTTCAACCATTTCCTCCAACTTGGCACTGGGTTTTCATCTCCAACTTTACAACACTTTTTCATAATCTATACTACTTCAGAAAAGTGGTTTATGCACTCACGGATTGGGGCGTTTCTATAAATATTACATGCCTTCGGGATTAATACAAAGTTAATGGCAAGCTTGCAAAGCACCATTAAACATCATTTTTTAATCCTCTCATTAGCACATCAGCACATTCCCCCATTAGCAAATTAACCAATCAGCGCATCAAAAAAATCAATGTATCACTTTTTTCACTTCTCCGCAGTTCAGCATCATATCCCCAAAATACGGGTTCAAGATCTCTTTTTCCAGACTGAGCCAATCAGCTCCCCTGTCATTATCCGCCATGGGGCATCGCTGCACATAAACCGTTTCGGAAAGAGGCTGGAAAGATTCTGCCAAGACTATCATCGCATTGGAAATTGGCATGAAAACCTTTCTTAATTCATCAATTTCATTGAAGTGACTCACATGAACCAAACCTTTTTTCAATTGATCAGCCTGCTCCATCCAGAGTTTATGAGCGTCACCTTCAAACAGCTTCATATCCACATTCACCAGTTCCACTTTCATTGTTCCCCCAGCCTCTTTAGCCTTGCCAAAATCATCTGCCGCTAAGGCTTTTTTCAATTCAAAATAAGACCTAAACAATGGCAAAAGGGCTGTTTTTGCATCTTCCCCAACGTCTACCTTCTCCTCCAAGCTCATCATGCTCGGTTTGCCTGCCAACTGCGCGGCGGCATCAATGCTAAACGTTCCGTTCACGGCCACTTCCTCACCCAATTGCAACCCTTTTTCAATAACAAATCCTTCCCCAAGGGTAGCTCCTAGCGATACTTCCCGCAACAAAAAACTCACACCTTGGGAAGTAGTATTTTTCACATACACCACCGACCTTTTCCCCGTCCACATCACCGCAGATTTCGGGACAACTACCTGTTGTTCCTTTCCACCAACTTCAGAAGAAACTATTCCACTGGCAAACATCTCTGGTTTAAGCTTCAGCTCTTTGTTCACTACTTCAACCCGCGCCTTGGCAACTCTTGTAACAGGATCAATACTTGGGTCTATGTAAGTTATTTCCCCTTCAAAAGTCTCACTAGTCAATGATTGAACAGTATAAGAAACCTTATCTCCTTTTTTTATCCAAGATAAATCACTTTCATACACCTCAAAAAGCACCCATACTTTTGAAAGATCCATTATTTCATAAATAGGCTGGCCAAGCTTTATATAATCACCCAAATTGACCAGCTTTTTGGAAACATAGCCCGACACATTAGCTAACACCGGGAACTTGCTTTTAGCCTTTCCAGATGATAAAATCTGATCAATTTGCACATCTGTCAATTTCCAATTTTTCAACTTTTCCTTTGCTGCATTGAAAAGCCCAGGCTGCGTATCTTTGATTTTCTGAGCCTCAAACAATTCCTCTTGGGCATTGACTAATTCTGGCGAGTAGATATAAGCAATCGCCTGCCCTTCTTTCACATAATCACCTGTAAAATTGGCAGTTAACTGTTCTATCCGCCCAGGAATATGCGAAGACTGGGTAAATACCTTTCGCTCATCTGCTTGTACTTTTCCATTTAAGCGGACAGCTTTTTCCGTATCTCCATATCCTACTACCATCGTTTGCACTTGTGCCAGCTGCATAGCAGTTGCCGACATACTCACCGCCATTGGGTCAACCTCGACATCTGTTTCACTTTCCAACGGGATCAAATCCATTCCGCAAATGGGGCAGTCTCCCGGCTCATTTTTTCTAATTTGTGGATGCATCGAACAAGTCCATTCTTGATGGTTTGATGGTTCGATGATATGATGATGCGATGATGGTTTGATGATAGAATTATTTGATGATTTGATTACCCACCCAATGACAACACCTACAAAAAGAGCGATTCCAACCAGTAGAATTTTATTTTCAAATAGTTTTTTCATGAGCTTAATTTCTTTCGTGAAGTAGAAATAATCTTTGCAAGAAGTTTCTTTATCGAAACAATTGTCGTCAAAAGCCTATCGGGATTCGGATAGCTTTTACTTTTTTCACAAAGCAAAAGCCAATACTCCGTTTCATCAGCTTCTTTCATTGCGATGATACACTTTGCAACAAAATCTTTAAGGCTATGAACATTTTGTGCTTCTCTGATATTTGCCCCAATCGATGTACCTGATTTTAAAAGTTGCCTTGCTATTACATACTTTCTTTTTTCTTCAAGCAAATCGACATATTCGATAACATCCAGTGCAAATTGAAAACTTAGATCAAGTATCTCATTTTTTTTCATGGTTACATTTTTTTATTTACCATCGAATCATCTCATCATTAAATGATTAAAAATCAGTAAATTACTTTGCTGTTATATAATCTAGCTCAGCCAAGGCTATGTGGTATTCTGCCAAAGCAGTAGCCCTCATTTTTTGATACTTCAATAGTTGCTGTTGCATTCGCAGTACCTCTTCAAAGTCCTTTCCCGAATTGCTATACGCTGAAAAGAGAAGATTCAACATTTGGTTTGAAGTCTGGATCTGCTGGGTGTAAAGCGTGATAAAATCCGCCTGCTTTTGAATCTCGAACCAAACCATGTCATAGGAACTGGAAAGGCGGTCGGACATATCTTCTTTTTGCAAAGCAAAAGACTCTTGCATGAGTTGAGCTTCTCTCTTCGCAGCTCTGTTCTTACCGCCATAAATAGGAAGGTTCAACGTAACCATTGGCATAAAAACATCTTTGCCATTATCTGGCAAATCAATATCTGTGCGTTGCCCAACCACCACATAATCCAAGCCTACGCCAAATTTTGGAAGTGCTTGTTTAATAGCAACTTGTTCACTTGCCTCACTTGCTTTCATTTTCAGCTCCAACTCATTTATCAAAGGATTGTCTGCCAACAAAGAATCCCTCCGATAGCCCAGTAGCAAATTTTTGACAGAAAGAGAATCCTGAACCGTAATCGGCTCGGTATCTTCCAGATGCACAAGTGCTTTGAATCGGGTTTCAAGTGGCTTTTTCTTTTGCTTCAGAATAGAAAGATTTGTGCGTGCCTCTTTCAGCATTATATCGGTCCGCAACACATCCACCATTTCCACTTTTCCATTTTGAAACTTAACTGTTGCAATGTCTTTGTAAGACGATAATACACGCAAGTTTTCCTCTTCTAATACCATCAATCTATTTAGCTCGAACAAAGGATAATAAAAAGCAGCGACCTGATAAAACAACTTATTCCTTGCCTCTAAAAACTCTTGGTATTTAGCTTCGGCAATTAAAGAAGCAGCTTCTTCCTGCGCCCTCAGCGTACCGAACCAAGGAAACATCTGCGTAAGCGAAAACTTAGACCGCTGAGGACCAACTCTTGTTTCTACGGGCGATACAAAATAGCCAAAAGAAAGATTTGGATCTGGCAAACCACCTACTTGTGCCACCTTTTCCATAGATGCTTCAAATGTTTTGTATTTGGCTTTCAAGCCGGGATTGTTCATCGCTGCCGAGTCGAGGTATGCTTCCAATGTTTGAGAATAGGAAATGGATAGAAAAAAAGTAGATATAAATAGAAGTAAAGCCGAAATACGTGGAAATAAATAGAAATAGACAGTTTTCATTTTTTAGCATTTTTCAGGGTTACAGAAATAAAATTATTGAGCTTGATTTCTAGTGGCT
It encodes:
- a CDS encoding TlpA disulfide reductase family protein, which encodes MKTKITLLVFFACSIWACAPSERSEQKVEEVAKVETKASISEGSWRAVLTLKNGIELPFNFTVALDGKGEPKIDIINGEEKLSLDEVKIWKDSISIPMHIFDAEIIGKLQGGKITGKWVKHSYKKPYEIPFKAVAGVNHRFDDGGIAPMANITGKWQVSFENEEGDPDQAIGVFEQKGSKLLGTFLTTTGDYRYLEGSVIGNELHLSCFDGEHAFLFTAKLDNGLITDGMFYSGKHWEQPWTAIVNENASLPDAGKLTYLKDGYDKVAFSFPNLDGEPVSLEDQRYKGKVVVVQLLGSWCPNCMDETKFLAPFYQQYQPKGFEVIGLAYERNPEFNEAKKRVSVMKDKLGVDYEVLIAGVSSKVEAAKSLPMLNHVMSFPTTIIIDKTGEVRKIHTGFSGPGTGEYYQKFVDEFTLTIEKLLAEEA
- a CDS encoding succinate dehydrogenase cytochrome b subunit; protein product: MSWVKQTLSSTLGRKVLMSLTGIFLVTFLIVHASGNMQLLKDDGGQAFNMYTKFMTTNPLIKAVSFILYGSIILHVIDSIMLTMKNRSARPIGYKYTKSAGNSSWASRNMGLLGAIILVFLVIHLKSFWFEMKFGSVPMVDYEGESYKNLYVLVIEAFKSPIYTAFYALSMIFLGFHLQHGIASAFQTLGMNHKKYTPLIKSVGLVIAIIIPLLFAIQPIYVLLLA
- a CDS encoding gliding motility-associated C-terminal domain-containing protein codes for the protein MIFLCALSFMEVRAQVGTEFWFVAPEVASAHGDRPIYLRLSTVDQPTRVRVSQPANPDFLPIIIELDSQSTSSIDLTSFVSDIENSPSNSVNAKGIFVTSLAPITAYYEVSHSNNPEIFPLKGENALGYEFYVPGQRLFHNQLGKNSIDIVATEDSTLVTIIPTNDLEGGRVANESFSIMLNKGETFAARAQGQSVYDKLLGTHIVASKKIAVTMSDDSIYNRGNYDLVGDQLVPIDFLGTEYIAVRGEAYDEVVMVMGVAEGTQYSVDGSTTKINLGKGESRQVVMSSNVLLIESNKPVYVYQLTGHRGEIGDAILPPINCTGSGQVGFVRSSSQDFNLVLLTQKENRNSFLLDGNPITLNFRAVPGTGDVWYYSSTDMSTQRLNLGAHLLTNTEGFFHMGILHELGLSSVYGYFSNYNTYSGSNVKLCPGGATVLDPGPQFDSYLWSTGSTDRFLEVKQEGTYTLMVTFDNCSATDTFNVFFAPTSVDLGPDTLFCEGESFLLKPQEFDTYDWGMLEDSTFNKNTPGVFAQKEGTYTVTVSNPCGTYTDTVSLVATPRPDLFLGNDLTICDDEELVLDAGEGFEWYDWGDEQNGQFLTVKESGLYKVRTKLGGCIQEDEIEVAFKKSPEEINLGKDRVVCVNEEITLTATGEDLEWFEWFDGSTDAEKVVMGEGNYWVKVSNECGEAEGQIMLTAIGNDGLSMANAFSPNNDAYNQYFEIDEWLLGSQIDIFSRWGDLIYQSESYQNDWDGGTEPNGLYFYLIKSECLSDTYKGWITLIR
- a CDS encoding OmpH family outer membrane protein, yielding MKNKFLLLIAFTFLASASVSAQQIKIAFVNPDSVLLSLPEYKTQVKILESYGKQLRTQITTKQTTLQSKAQEYQQQQPTLTPQQNQDNMLELQKMELELQQFAQQAQQNLGKKEQDLMEPLYEKIQEGIDATAKELGYDLVVQRQAFIYAKPEYDITTAVIKQLGGTPGAGSAE
- a CDS encoding c-type cytochrome; protein product: MYKTLFHTHVVVVTLFLLIYLVKTILLVINKKAGLAKFTKVVKVPEMIISFVFLLTGVWMVFSLGEYTTLFIIKIGAVIISIPLAVIGFKKENKALAILSFVLIISAYGMAEANKGKLTKPKALAESVIDDPSAANYDLSLHGKALFVVNCAACHGADGKLGLSGAADLSVSELSESEITEVIVKGKGIMKGYKENFSEAELQALTSYVQTLKQ